The Benincasa hispida cultivar B227 chromosome 11, ASM972705v1, whole genome shotgun sequence genome has a segment encoding these proteins:
- the LOC120091000 gene encoding uncharacterized protein LOC120091000, whose translation MALHTSNLCCNDHVTFICNRKSVRCLQNFAVFHHLPSALPKQCEIGLVKSCRGGCGFLFPSSLRYVASRNGNFRPWKQTSRTLSFRPCQLKAENSSGESITLDAETLEQDLQNAIADEDYARAAQIRDTLKALQEDSKTSVLAANAKFYKSFQTGDLATMQTLWARGDSVCCVHPGMRGISGYNDVITSWEYVWANYEFPLEIQLKDVQVHARGDVGYVTCVELVKTKGSSWGGQFVTNVFERINGQWFVCIHHASPIDL comes from the exons ATGGCGCTCCATACGTCCAATTTATGCTGCAAT GATCATGTTACCTTTATCTGCAATCGGAAGAGCGTGCGCTGTTTGCAGAATTTTGCGGTGTTTCATCATCTTCCTTCAGCTCTTCCTAAGCAATGCGAAATTGGGTTGGTTAAATCGTGTAGAGGAGGGTGTgggtttctttttccttctagTCTTCGTTATGTCGCTTCAAGGAATGGAAATTTCA GGCCCTGGAAACAAACTTCTAGGACGCTCTCATTTCGACCTTGTCAACTAAAAGCTGAGAATTCGAGCGGTGAAAGCATTACACTTGATGCAGAAACTTTGGAGCAGGACTTACAAAACGCCATTGCAGATGAAGATTACGCCAGAGCTGCACAAATCAGAGATACCttgaaagctcttcaagagGACAGCAAAACTTCAGTATTGGCAGCCAATGCTAAGTTTTACAAATCGTTTCAGACTGGGGATCTTGCTACAATGCAAACTCTTTGGGCACGAGGAGATAGTGTCTGCTGCGTGCACCCAGGCATGAGGGGGATATCTGGGTACAACGATGTCATAACGAGCTGGGAATATGTATGGGCAAATTATGAGTTCCCATTGGAGATTCAACTCAAGGACGTTCAAGTTCATGCTAGAGGAGATGTTGGATATGTTACATGTGTGGAATTGGTGAAGACGAAAGGTAGCAGTTGGGGAGGGCAGTTTGTTACCAACGTGTTTGAGAGAATTAATGGTCAATGGTTCGTCTGTATTCACCATGCCTCACCTATAGATTTGTAA
- the LOC120090998 gene encoding uncharacterized protein LOC120090998, producing MGSSLELRKSSSHGHNSRAGKVGALLPQPKRCPCPTVPEQFKMKSSVRPRSDLYCISTKGTNIAREKSSRYWQGKRVEGSPIGEDELVRYMSNLPGYLLRPERGENLQEKALSVGVLDWTRLENWKHKQVRCPTKGKDGALCIGNHLSLKQTTGLSTFPRVNQSETSDKAHSSRQSGLISSHKEKGAHCDTSVRNANQSQDFESGSMSAMKVRQKIQRNCASSSSGGNVSNMMQERERTKHSDRTLSLEMVDSNCTSSSTGGNVSNMMPERERTKRSDRRFNLEMVDSSSHVRHSGTLPCPKGSARILGCKMNHRTEKPGEINIQKKEADERMVLGKGEIPPKLSYDISLGLNDHMKVENYETKKRGGIKCSDINLPYNYFTYKQDTKFLLKQKPDDLEDGFHTLNTRASFDENMTDVNSCSYSEIFSPEDILSSECGSDIPFSSPLPSLADIDPLMGRTQDSLVCDTSAEISCTSFQLSPFSNQKPSLRPSGGKQIEKRDLDIKLTHSDLVDTLETLDDKTPDPGARKGRHPSPIRRLSFSLGRMGRSFSFKESSTLPQLNSTYTCPKSGPVISESSGCSDNSDRKKVNGHNRTRSSPLRRWIEPILKHKSSNPQHPIEGNVNSLGLWPTSLGGAHEKKHDESPMQALLQFTIKNGFPLFKLLVDNNRNVLAATARDLTPSGKNGSGQSYTFYLVNEIKRKTSGWIRPGNRDRSYGYAYNVIGQMKVNSDYKTNEHSNGKYTLRELILFGVEMRPGDRESAIMVKHRELAAIVLKIPTENKHDGQWNGNVLIENYMESLSEDNAVVILPGAAHGSPSSGEPSPLINRWRSGGVCDCGGWDEGCKLRILSIPKKRITSKACPISKCLELFVQGDEQDKPVFSMVPLKGGFFEVRFDSSISMLQAFFICVAVLNGQNPADPSEASKFAPEGTMIKDPDSNGINIVREKQPASIRYAPNPPLSPVGRV from the exons ATGGGATCCAGCTTGGAGCTCAGAAAGAGCTCAAGCCACGGACATAATTCAAGGGCTGGGAAGGTGGGGGCCCTCCTCCCTCAACCAAAGCGGTGTCCATGTCCAACAGTACCAGAACAGTTTAAGATGAAAAGTTCTGTTCGACCGCGTAGTGATTTGTATTGTATATCAACGAAGGGGACCAATATTGCTCGGGAAAAATCTTCCAGATACTGGCAGGGTAAGAGAGTCGAAGGGAGTCCAATTGGAGAGGACGAACTTGTTAGGTATATGTCAAACTTGCCAGGTTATCTCCTTCGTCCAGAGAGAGGAGAAAATCTCCAAGAGAAGGCTTTGAGTGTTGGGGTTCTAGATTGGACACGGCTTGAGAATTGGAAACACAAACAGGTGCGTTGCCCGACCAAAGGTAAAGATGGGGCACTGTGCATTGGGAATCATTTATCATTAAAACAGACTACTGGACTGTCAACTTTCCCTCGTGTAAATCAGAGTGAAACATCAGATAAAGCACACTCTTCACGTCAGTCTGGTTTGATCTCATCACATAAGGAGAAGGGTGCTCATTGTGACACCTCTGTTCGGAATGCCAATCAGTCCCAAGATTTTGAAAGTGGTTCAATGAGTGCAATGAAGGTGAGGCAAAAAATACAAAGGAATTGCGCATCATCCTCATCAGGGGGAAATGTTTCCAACATGATGCAAGAAAGAGAAAGAACAAAGCATTCGGATCGGACGCTGAGTTTAGAAATGGTGGATTCTAATTGTACATCATCCTCAACAGGTGGAAATGTTTCCAACATGATGCCAGAAAGAGAAAGAACGAAGCGTTCAGATCGGAGGTTCAATTTAGAAATGGTGGATTCTTCTTCTCATGTTAGACATTCAGGAACCTTACCTTGTCCTAAAGGAAGTGCACGTATTTTAGGTTGTAAAATGAATCATAGAACGGAGAAGCCGGGTGAAATAAATATCCAGAAAAAAGAAGCAGACGAGAGGATGGTTTTAGGAAAAGGAGAGATACCACCAAAATTGAGTTATGACATATCACTTGGTTTGAACGATCATATGAAAGTTGAAAACTATGAAACAAAGAAGAGAGGGGGAATTAAATGCTCAGATATTAATCTCCCTTACAATTATTTCACATACAAGCAAGATACCAAGTTCCTACTAAAACAGAAGCCAGACGATTTAGAGGATGGATTTCACACCTTGAATACCAGAGCATCATTTGACGAGAATATGACAGACGTTAATTCGTGTAGTTATTCAGAAATATTTTCTCCCGAGGATATTCTATCCTCTGAATGCGGTTCTGATATTCCCTTCTCAAGTCCATTGCCTTCTTTAGctgacattgatcctttgatgGGCAGAACGCAAGATTCTCTGGTCTGTGATACTAGTGCAGAAATTTCATGTACTTCATTCCAATTGTCCCCTTTCTCGAATCAGAAGCCAAGTTTGAGACCTTCTGGAGgtaaacaaatagaaaaaagagaCTTGGATATTAAGCTTACCCATTCCGACCTTGTTGATACTCTTGAGACATTGGATGATAAAACCCCTGATCCAGGAGCTAGAAAAGGTAGGCATCCTTCACCAATTCGTCGTTTGAGCTTCAGTTTAGGACGAATGGGGAGAAGTTTCAGTTTTAAGGAAAGCTCGACTTTACCGCAGTTAAATTCCACATATACTTGTCCAAAATCTGGTCCAGTGATTTCTGAAAGCTCTGGTTGCTCAGATAATTCAGATAGAAAGAAGGTGAATGGACATAACAGAACTCGGTCAAGTCCTTTAAGAAGGTGGATAGAGCCAATACTGAAGCATAAATCCTCAAATCCTCAACATCCTATAGAAGGAAACGTCAACTCATTAGGCCTTTGGCCAACCAGTCTTGGCGGCGCTCATGAAAAGAAGCATGATGAATCACCAATGCAGGCCCTTTTACAGTTTACGATAAAGAATGGTTTTCCCTTGTTTAAATTATTGGTGGATAATAATAGAAATGTCCTTGCAGCCACAGCTAGAGACTTAACCCCGTCTGGGAAGAATGGATCCGGGCAGAGCTATACATTCTACCTagttaatgaaataaaaagaaagactAGTGGTTGGATACGACCAGGGAATAGGGATAGAAGTTATGGCTATGCCTACAATGTCATTGGACAGATGAAAGTGAATTCTGATTATAAAACAAATGAACACAGCAATGGTAAATACACGTTAAGAGAATTGATTTTGTTTGGTGTTGAGATGAGACCAGGAGATCGAGAATCGGCAATCATGGTGAAACATAGAGAACTTGCAGCCATTGTTTTAAAGATTCCCACCGAAAACAAACACGATGGACAATGGAATGGTAACGTTTTGATAGAGAACTATATGGAGTCTTTGTCAGAGGATAATGCTGTAGTAATACTTCCAGGTGCTGCTCATGGGTCACCAAGCAGCGGAGAGCCTTCGCCATTGATCAATAGGTGGAGATCTGGCGGAGTTTGTGACTGTGGTGGTTGGGATGAAGGTTGCAAACTGCGTATACTTTCCATTCCGAAAAAACGAATTACATCCAAGGCGTGTCCTATCTCCAAGTGCCTTGAACTTTTCGTTCAg GGTGATGAACAAGATAAACCCGTCTTCAGCATGGTACCCTTGAAGGGTGGGTTCTTTGAGGTTCGTTTCGATTCATCAATCTCTATGTTACAGGCGTTTTTCATATGTGTCGCAGTTTTAAATGGTCAGAATCCAGCAGATCCCTCAGAAGCAAGCAAATTTGCACCTGAGGGAACAATGATCAAGGATCCCGATTCTAATGGAATTAATATTGTACGTGAAAAGCAGCCTGCTAGTATTAGATATGCCCCAAACCCACCCCTCTCTCCCGTTGGAAGAGTCTAA